A portion of the Stegostoma tigrinum isolate sSteTig4 chromosome 44, sSteTig4.hap1, whole genome shotgun sequence genome contains these proteins:
- the LOC132207178 gene encoding uncharacterized protein LOC132207178, giving the protein MSDSAAAETAPPASASTKPKSPKKKKATAPRKKPAGPGLGERIVKIVGENSDRKGTSLVAIKKALQRSGVNVEKQNAQIRMAAKRCLAKGSLVLVKGQGVSGSFKLAKNPVKTKKKTPVKKVKKTKSPKAAKPAPKSAKAKAKPKRMARTKQTARKSTGGKAPRKQLATKAARKSAPATGGVKKPHRYRPGTVALREIRRYQKSTELLIRKLPFQRLVREIAQDFKTDLRFQSSAVMALQEASEAYLVGLFEDTNLCAIHAKRVTIMPKDIQLARRIRGERA; this is encoded by the exons ATGAGCGACAGTGCAGCCGCCGAAACGGCTCCTCCAGCCTCCGCCAGCACCAAACCCAAGTCTCCCAAGAAGAAGAAGGCGACAGCTCCCAGGAAGAAACCAGCCGGTCCCGGGTTGGGCGAGCGGATTGTGAAGATTGTCGGGGAGAACAGCGATCGGAAGGGAACGTCTCTGGTCGCTATAAAGAAGGCGCTGCAGAGAAGCGGGGTCAATGTGGAGAAGCAAAATGCACAGATCAGGATGGCTGCCAAGAGGTGCCTGGCGAAAGGCTCCCTGGTTCTGGTGAAGGGCCAGGGCGTCTCCGGCTCCTTCAAACTCGCAAAGAATCCAGTCAAGACAAAA AAAAAGACTCCCGTGAAGAAAGTGAAAAAGACCAAGAGCCCCAAGGCCGCAAAGCCGGCCCCGAAATCGGCGAAGGCAAAGGCCAAGCCCAAA agaaTGGCCAGAACCAAGCAGACAGCGCGCAAATCCACTGGAGGGAAAGCTCCCCGCAAGCAGCTGGCGACCAAAGCGGCCCGCAAGAGCGCTCCGGCCACGGGCGGAGTGAAGAAGCCTCATCGCTACaggcccggcacggtggctctgcgggAGATCCGCCGCTACCAGAAATCCACCGAGCTGCTGATCCGCAAACTGCCGTTCCAGCGCCTGGTGCGGGAGATCGCTCAGGACTTCAAGACCGACCTGCGCTTCCAGAGCTCGGCCGTAATGGCCTTGCAGGAGGCCAGCGAGGCTTACCTGGTGGGGCTGTTTGAGGACACCAACCTGTGTGCCATCCACGCCAAGCGGGTCACCATTATGCCCAAAGACATCCAGCTGGCGCGGCGGATCCGCGGGGAGCGCGCCTAA
- the LOC132207201 gene encoding late histone H2A.2.2-like codes for MWPLSGILCESVCEFVAMSGRGKGGGGKARSKAKSRSSRAGLQFPVGRVHRLLRKGNYAERVGAGAPVYLAAVLEYLTAEILELAGNAARDNKKTRIIPRHLQLAVRNDEELNKLLGGVTIAQGGVLPNIQAVLLPKKTAAGGATKK; via the coding sequence ATGTGGCCGCTTTCCGGCATTCTCTGTGAAAGTGTTTGTGAGTTTGTGGCGATGTCTGGAAGAGGAAAGGGCGGTGGCGGTAAAGCTCGGTCGAAGGCGAAGTCCCGGTCGTCCCGGGCTGGGCTGCAGTTCCCGGTGGGCCGTGTTCACAGGCTCTTAagaaagggtaactatgctgagcgtgtgggtgccggagcgccggtctatctggctgcggtgctcgagtacctgacggctgaaatcctcgagctggccggtaacgcggcccgggacaacaagaagacccgcatcatccccaggcacctccagctggccgtgcgcaacgacgaggagctcaacaagctgctgggaggtgtgaccatcgctcagggcggggtgctgcctaatattcaggccgtgctgctgcccaagaaaaccgcCGCTGGGGGCGCCACTAAAAAGTGA
- the LOC132207171 gene encoding uncharacterized protein LOC132207171 isoform X2: MSDCPIQNQTYYHNLYRDSIFVDINQTASTESETDKEKHLKDQDKVRFLQYNGKCDQILLTNSSPVNLGGNFQGSVYVDTEIVLLVATTKNLTPVLCLLVTPTKVHHLTLVCIKLHLPPLSPALQLIYVSLQPSASFVTIFNSADLGVVRKFTNTSFYALIQVIYKNDKQQWTQH, translated from the exons ATGAGTGACTGCCCAATCCAGAACCAAACTTACTATCATAACCTGTACAGAGACTCAATATTTGTGGACATTAACCAAACTGCATCTACAGAGTCAGAGACTGACAAAG AAAAACACTTGAAGGACCAAGACAAAGTAAGATTTCTTCAGTACAATGGCAAGTGTGACCAGATCCTTCTGacaaacagcag ccctgtcaacctgggtggcaactttcaaggatctgtgtacgtggacaccgagatcgttCTGCTCGTcgccactaccaagaatcttaccccagtactttgccttctggttactcctaccaaagtgcatcacctcacacttgtctgcattaaactccatttgccacctctcagcccagctctgcagcttatctatgtctctctgcaaccttcagcatccttcgtcactatcttcAACTCcgccgaccttggtgtcgtccgcaaatttactaacacatccttctacgccctcatccaggtcatttataaaaatgacaaacagcagtggacccaacactga